In Microbacterium lushaniae, the following are encoded in one genomic region:
- a CDS encoding aldo/keto reductase, which translates to MIPAPLVPLADGNRIPQLGVGTYKVPADVTAELVADALRFGYRHIDTASLYGNEAEVGEGLRRSGVPREDVFVTTKVWNDDQGYDRTLRAFDASTGRLGMDAVDLYLIHWPIPSADRYLDTWRALVRLAEEGRVRSIGVSNFSPVHIQRLVQETGVSPVIDQVELHPRFPQYELQAWNTAHGIVTESWAPLARGGLLDEPVLDRIGAAYGKTPAQVVIRWHLDRGLVLFPKSTSIARLRENADVFDFTLDDADRAAIAGLETGVRTGRDPDQD; encoded by the coding sequence GTGATCCCCGCCCCGCTGGTCCCGCTCGCCGATGGGAACCGCATCCCGCAGCTGGGAGTGGGCACGTACAAGGTGCCCGCGGACGTCACCGCCGAGCTCGTCGCCGATGCCCTGCGCTTCGGGTACCGCCACATCGACACCGCCAGCCTGTACGGCAACGAGGCGGAGGTGGGGGAGGGCCTGCGGCGCAGCGGCGTGCCGCGCGAGGACGTCTTCGTCACGACGAAGGTGTGGAACGACGACCAGGGCTATGACCGCACCCTCCGCGCGTTCGACGCCAGCACCGGACGCCTCGGGATGGATGCGGTCGACCTGTACCTCATCCACTGGCCCATCCCCAGCGCCGACCGCTACCTCGACACGTGGCGCGCCCTCGTGCGCCTGGCTGAGGAGGGGCGGGTGCGCTCGATCGGCGTGAGCAACTTCTCGCCCGTGCACATCCAGCGCCTCGTCCAGGAGACGGGGGTGAGCCCGGTGATCGACCAGGTCGAGCTGCACCCGCGTTTCCCGCAGTACGAGCTGCAGGCCTGGAACACCGCGCACGGCATCGTCACCGAATCGTGGGCGCCGCTGGCGCGCGGGGGCCTGCTGGATGAGCCGGTCCTGGACCGCATCGGTGCGGCGTACGGCAAGACGCCCGCGCAGGTGGTGATCCGGTGGCATCTGGACCGCGGTCTCGTGCTGTTCCCGAAGTCGACCTCGATCGCCCGGCTGCGGGAGAACGCCGACGTCTTCGACTTCACGCTCGACGACGCCGACCGTGCCGCGAT